A genome region from Erythrolamprus reginae isolate rEryReg1 chromosome 4, rEryReg1.hap1, whole genome shotgun sequence includes the following:
- the ZDHHC23 gene encoding palmitoyltransferase ZDHHC23, protein MVKRTGKRARAQEVEETLCCCEYLDRRGQRSHLAACLCECEDLDEGCERWMTCKSLPPGTLERITETFSDRFRFPWIRGAVKVDISLLPPIILLPFFLHVAALHFLLALIILISLPILVLWYYYLTHRNKGQTLFFLSLGLFSLGYMYYVFLQEVVPRGHVEYSQVVLLTCGLILMLVALHRAKKDPGYLFSQRSSDKALCQGGCSNNMFNKNGLGNSNGLSRVPALGVAGHTNPESYSRTLEAEAGQGAQNWCIKCQLVRPARAGHCRICGRCVKRLDHHCVWINNCVGEQNHQAFVLALFLFLLTSISGISLTLDTICRGENTLSALFYCPGVYGEYSSALTFTCVWYCTIVTSGMSYIFLLQLLNISYNMTEREARIALRENTGRRLLCGMIVDTGQYNQGFLHNWIQFFTLRSSDLQQAAEDVV, encoded by the exons ATGGTCAAACGGACCGGGAAAAGAGCGAGAGCCCAGGAGGTGGAAGAAACGCTCTGTTGCTGCGAGTATCTCGATCGGAGGGGCCAGAGGAGCCACCTAGCGGCGTGTCTCTGCGAGTGCGAGGACCTCGACGAGGGCTGTGAAAG ATGGATGACTTGCAAATCTTTACCTCCCGGAACGTTGGAGAGAATCACAGAAACCTTCTCCGATCGTTTCCGTTTTCCATGGATTCGAGGGGCTGTCAAGGTCGATATCAGCCTCCTTCCGCCAATCATcttgcttccttttttccttcacgTAGCAGCTTTGCACTTCCTTTTGGCCCTCATCATCCTGATATCGCTTCCTATACTGGTACTATGGTATTACTACCTCACACATAGGAACAAAGGTCAGACTCTCTTCTTCTTAAGCCTCGGATTATTCTCCCTCGGTTACATGTACTATGTATTTCTCCAGGAAGTGGTTCCCCGAGGCCATGTGGAATATAGCCAGGTGGTTCTTCTTACTTGCGGGTTAATCCTGATGCTTGTAGCTTTACATCGAGCCAAGAAAGATCCTGGCTACCTTTTCAGCCAAAGGAGCAGCGACAAAGCACTTTGCCAAGGCGGTTGCAGTAATAACATGTTCAATAAGAATGGCCTGGGAAACTCCAATGGGCTCAGCAGAGTACCTGCCTTGGGTGTTGCTGGACACACTAATCCTGAAAGCTACTCCAGAACTTTGGAAGCAGAGGCAGGTCAGGGTGCACAGAACTGGTGCATCAAATGTCAGTTGGTTAGACCAGCTCGAGCTGGACACTGCCGAATATGTGGCAGGTGTGTGAAGAGACTGGATCATCACTGCGTCTG GATTAACAACTGTGTTGGAGAACAGAACCATCAAGCTTTTGTCCTTGCCCTCTTCCTTTTTCTGCTTACTTCAATATCTGGGATTTCTTTGACTTTGGACACCATTTGTAGGGGGGAAAACACCCTCAGTGCTCTGTTCTACTGCCCTGGTGTCTATGGAGAATACAG TTCAGCCCTGACATTCACCTGTGTATGGTATTGCACCATTGTAACTTCTGGTATGAGCTACATCTTTCTTCTTCAGCTCTTGAATATCAGCTATAACATGACTGAGAGGGAAGCTCGCATTGCATTACGGGAGAATACTGGAAGGAGGTTGTTGTGCGGTATGATAGTGGACACGGGCCAATATAATCAAGGTTTTCTGCACAACTGGATCCAGTTTTTCACCTTGCGCTCATCTGATCTGCAGCAGGCTGCTGAAGATGTTGTATGA